A window from Salinigranum halophilum encodes these proteins:
- a CDS encoding TrkH family potassium uptake protein, translating into MRTRIDWRVSCRLVGTILKWLWVPLALPLALALLDGTSPLPFLAPMAGTLVLGTALEQLTDSTELGLREGFLMVSLTWLSVALVGSVPFVLAGEGALGEPVNALFESMSGITTTGATVIVDFEIHSRAVLLWRATLQWLGGIGILVVATAVLSQLSVGGAQLMETETQVKDVNKLTPRISETAALLWKLYLGLTALQVAVLYGLHLVGLAPEMTLYDAVAHAFTTISTSGFSPRGESIAAFSPAVQWAVIPFMILGATSFVLIYFVLRGNTNRLRESDEFRFYIGVLAFFSLSIAGILFVDGAPHTSVESIARHSLFQVVSIVTTTGYATTDFNLWSSAAKHLLFVCMFIGGMAGSTTCSIKALRWLVVLKAFRRDLFTVANPSVVRPVRLSGRVVAESTIRDIYAYTLVSLVFFIFATIFVVVDASRVQLTVTEFEAMGAAAATFFNVGPGFGIAGPFANYESFPSSTKLVMTFLMWLGRIEIIPVLVVLTPSYWRS; encoded by the coding sequence ATGAGGACCCGTATCGACTGGCGCGTCAGCTGTCGGCTGGTCGGGACCATCCTCAAGTGGCTGTGGGTGCCGCTCGCGCTCCCGCTCGCCCTCGCGCTCCTCGACGGCACCTCGCCGCTCCCCTTCCTGGCCCCGATGGCCGGCACGCTCGTCCTCGGCACGGCCCTCGAACAGCTGACCGACTCGACCGAACTCGGGCTGCGAGAGGGCTTCCTGATGGTCTCTCTGACCTGGCTGAGTGTCGCCCTCGTCGGCAGCGTGCCGTTCGTCCTCGCGGGCGAGGGTGCGCTCGGAGAGCCGGTGAACGCGCTGTTCGAGAGCATGAGCGGCATCACCACGACCGGGGCGACGGTAATCGTCGACTTCGAGATTCACTCGCGAGCGGTGCTCCTCTGGCGAGCGACACTCCAGTGGCTCGGCGGAATCGGCATCCTCGTCGTCGCGACGGCCGTCCTCTCGCAACTCTCGGTCGGGGGCGCACAGCTCATGGAGACCGAGACGCAGGTCAAAGACGTCAACAAACTCACGCCCCGAATCTCCGAGACGGCCGCTCTCCTCTGGAAGCTCTACCTCGGGCTGACCGCGCTGCAGGTCGCCGTCCTCTACGGACTCCACCTCGTCGGACTGGCCCCCGAGATGACGCTCTACGACGCCGTCGCCCACGCCTTTACCACCATCTCGACGAGTGGGTTCTCGCCGCGCGGGGAGAGCATCGCCGCCTTCTCCCCGGCGGTCCAGTGGGCCGTCATCCCGTTCATGATCCTCGGGGCGACGAGCTTCGTCCTCATCTACTTCGTCCTCCGAGGCAACACCAACCGCCTGCGCGAGAGCGACGAGTTCCGTTTCTACATCGGGGTGCTCGCGTTCTTCTCGCTCTCTATCGCCGGCATCCTCTTCGTCGACGGCGCGCCCCACACCTCCGTCGAGTCCATCGCCCGCCACTCGCTGTTTCAGGTGGTCTCCATCGTGACCACCACGGGATACGCGACCACGGACTTCAACCTCTGGTCGTCGGCCGCCAAACACCTGCTGTTCGTCTGTATGTTCATCGGGGGGATGGCCGGCAGCACCACCTGTTCCATCAAGGCGCTTCGGTGGCTCGTCGTCCTGAAGGCGTTTCGGCGTGACCTGTTCACCGTCGCCAACCCCTCCGTCGTTCGTCCCGTCAGGCTGAGTGGACGGGTCGTCGCCGAGTCCACCATCCGTGACATCTACGCGTACACCCTCGTCTCGCTCGTCTTCTTCATCTTCGCCACCATCTTCGTCGTCGTCGACGCCTCACGGGTGCAGTTGACCGTCACCGAGTTCGAGGCGATGGGCGCGGCGGCCGCGACGTTCTTCAACGTCGGGCCGGGCTTCGGCATCGCCGGCCCCTTCGCGAATTACGAGTCGTTCCCCTCCAGCACCAAGCTC